The genomic segment ATCAAAAAAGATACCAATCGTTTTGATAACTATTCTCTTTATGCACTTTATGCCGCACAGGAAGCTGTAAATAACGCAAAGTTAGATGTTGAAAGCATCAATCATGACCGTTTTGGTGTTATTGTCGCATCAGGTATTGGTGGCATTAAAGAAATTGAGGATCAGGTTCTTCGCTTGCACGAAAAAGGTCCAAGACGTGTCAAACCAATGACGCTACCAAAAGCTTTGCCGAATATGGCAGCTGGGAATGTCGCTATGCGCTTTGGCGCAAATGGAGTTTGTAAATCCATTAATACAGCATGTGCTTCATCAAATGACGCTATCGGAGATGCTTTTCGCTCTATAAAATTTGGTTTTCAAGATGTTATGCTCGTTGGTGGGGCTGAAGCATCTATTACACCATTTGCTATCGCTGGTTTCCAAGCTTTGACGGCTTTATCTACAATTGAAGATCCAGTTCGTGCTTCTATTCCATTCGACAAAGATCGGAATGGATTTGTTATGGGTGAAGGTTCTGGGATGCTGGTTCTAGAAAGTTTGGAACACGCTGAAAAACGTGGAGCAACGATTTTAGCAGAAATTGTTGGTTATGGTAATACTTGTGATGCTTATCATATGACCTCCCCACATCCAGAAGGAGCTGGTGCGATTAAGGCGATGAAAATGGCACTTGAGGAAGCTGAAATTTACCCTTCAGACATTGCTTATGTGAATGCTCATGGAACTTCTACACAAGCTAATGAAAAAGGTGAAAGCCAGGCAATTGTCGCTGCTTTAGGAAAAGAAGTACCAGTTTCTTCCACAAAGTCTTTTACAGGTCATTTACTTGGAGCAGCTGGAGCTGTTGAAGCTATTGCAACTATTGAAGCGATGCGTCATAGCTTTGTACCAATGACTGCGGGAACACAAGAACTCTCAGACTACATGGAGGCAAATGTTATCTATGGTCAAGGGAAAGAGTATGATATTCCTTATGCTATCTCAAACACTTTTGGTTTTGGTGGGCATAATGCGGTTCTTGCATTCAAGCGCTGGGAGGCTTAAATGAATATTAATGAAATCAAAGATTTGATGGCTCAATTTGACCAATCAAGTTTACGCGAATTTTCTTATAAAAATCAAAGCGATGAATTAACTTTCAGTAAAAATGAAGGACAAGTTGCGACACCATCTGCCAAAGTAGTTCCGCAAGTAGCGCCAATCCAGCCTTCGGTAGGTATCGCAAATACTCTTTCACAAACAGAAATGCTGGCTCCAGATACAACTGAAGAAACAATATCTGTAGCAAAGTCGGATGCAGCTGAAGGTGATGTTGTAGAAAGTCCTTTGGTTGGGGTAGCTTATTTAGCCGCTGGTCCGGATAAGCCACCGTTTGTATCAGTTGGTGATCAAGTGAAAAAAGGTCAGACCTTGATGATTATTGAGGCCATGAAAGTCATGAATGAAGTTCCGTCACCTAAAGACGGTCTAGTTACAGAAATTCTGGTTCAAAATGAAGAAATGGTTGAATTTGGGAAAGGGCTGGTACGCATTAAATGATTGATATCAATGCAATAAAAGAAGCGCTTCCTCACCGCTACCCGATGCTGTTGGTGGATCGCGTTTTGGAAGTCAGTGAAGATGAAATTGTCGCTCTTAAAAATGTGACAATTAATGAGCCTTTCTTTAACGGACATTTTCCTCAGTATCCTGTTATGCCTGGCGTTCTCATTATGGAAGCTTTGGCTCAGACTGCTGGTGTGCTGGAATTGTCTAAAGAAGAAAACAAAGGTAAGCTAGTCTTTTATGCTGGTATGGATAAGGTCAAGTTCAAGAGACAAGTTGTTCCAGGTGACCAGCTTATCATGACTGCTAAATTTGTCAAACGTCGTGGAACAATTGCTGTTGTGGAAGCTAAAGCAGAAGTTGACGGGAAGTTGGCAGCAAGTGGTACTTTAACTTTTGCACTCGGACAATAAAAGGAGATTTCACCATGTTTCGTAAGATTTTAATTGCCAACCGTGGGGAAATTGCGGTACGAATTATTCGAGCGGCCAGAGAATTAGGAATTACGACAGTAGCAGTTTATTCAAAAGCTGATAAAGAAGCTCTCCATACCTTACTGGCAGATGAAGCAGTTTGTATTGGTCCAGCAAAGTCTACAGAATCTTACCTCAATATGAATGCAGTATTGTCAGCAGCTGTTTTAACAGGCTCTGAAGCAATTCATCCGGGTTTTGGCTTTTTGAGTGAAAATTCTAAGTTTGCGACCATGTGCGAGGAAGTTGGCATTAAATTTATTGGTCCGTCGGGAGCGGTAATGGATTTAATGGGTGATAAAATCAATGCGCGTGCTCAGATGATTAAGGCGAATGTGCCTGTAATCCCAGGTTCTGATGGTGAAGTTCATACGTCAGACGAAGCACTTGCGATTGCAGAAAAAATTGGCTATCCAGTCATGCTCAAAGCTTCTGCTGGTGGTGGTGGCAAAGGTATTCGGAAAGTTGAAAAGGCAGAAGATTTAGCAGCTGCCTTTGAATCGGCTTCTAGTGAAGCCAAAGCAGCTTTCGGAAATGGTGCTATGTACATGGAACGGGTCATTTACCCAGCTCGGCATATTGAAGTTCAAATTTTGGCTGACCAACATGGTCATGTCGTTCACTTAGGTGAACGCGATTGCTCGCTTCAAAGAAATAATCAAAAAGTGTTGGAAGAAAGCCCGTCGGTTGCAATTGGTAAGACCCTTCGTTGTCAAATTGGTGAAGCTGCTGTACGAGCTGCTCAATCTGTTGGCTATGAAAATGCAGGGACGATTGAATTTTTGTTTGACGAAGGAAAAAGAGAATTTTATTTCATGGAAATGAACACTCGTGTTCAAGTTGAACATCCGATAACAGAATTTGTAACAGGGATCGATATTGTTAAGGAACAGATAAAAATCGCTGCGGGGCAAGAGCTAGCTTTTGGTCAAGAAGATATACATATAACGGGACACGCTATTGAATGTCGAATCAATGCTGAAAACCCTGCCTTCAACTTTGCACCAAGTCCAGGAAAGATTTCCAATCTCTATTTGCCAAGTGGTGGTGTGGGGCTGCGTGTAGACTCAGCAGTTTATCCAGGTTATACGATTCCACCTTATTATGATAGTATGATTGCCAAAATTATTGTGCATGGTGAAAATCGTTTTGATGCACTAATGAAGATGCAACGCGCACTCTATGAATTAGAAATTGATGGTGTGGTGACAAATACTCGCTTTCAAATGGATTTGATTGCTAATCCAAATGTTATTGCTGGAGATTAT from the Streptococcus constellatus subsp. constellatus genome contains:
- the accC gene encoding acetyl-CoA carboxylase biotin carboxylase subunit, coding for MFRKILIANRGEIAVRIIRAARELGITTVAVYSKADKEALHTLLADEAVCIGPAKSTESYLNMNAVLSAAVLTGSEAIHPGFGFLSENSKFATMCEEVGIKFIGPSGAVMDLMGDKINARAQMIKANVPVIPGSDGEVHTSDEALAIAEKIGYPVMLKASAGGGGKGIRKVEKAEDLAAAFESASSEAKAAFGNGAMYMERVIYPARHIEVQILADQHGHVVHLGERDCSLQRNNQKVLEESPSVAIGKTLRCQIGEAAVRAAQSVGYENAGTIEFLFDEGKREFYFMEMNTRVQVEHPITEFVTGIDIVKEQIKIAAGQELAFGQEDIHITGHAIECRINAENPAFNFAPSPGKISNLYLPSGGVGLRVDSAVYPGYTIPPYYDSMIAKIIVHGENRFDALMKMQRALYELEIDGVVTNTRFQMDLIANPNVIAGDYDTAFLMEKFLPAYQDKK
- the fabZ gene encoding 3-hydroxyacyl-ACP dehydratase FabZ yields the protein MIDINAIKEALPHRYPMLLVDRVLEVSEDEIVALKNVTINEPFFNGHFPQYPVMPGVLIMEALAQTAGVLELSKEENKGKLVFYAGMDKVKFKRQVVPGDQLIMTAKFVKRRGTIAVVEAKAEVDGKLAASGTLTFALGQ
- the accB gene encoding acetyl-CoA carboxylase biotin carboxyl carrier protein, producing MNINEIKDLMAQFDQSSLREFSYKNQSDELTFSKNEGQVATPSAKVVPQVAPIQPSVGIANTLSQTEMLAPDTTEETISVAKSDAAEGDVVESPLVGVAYLAAGPDKPPFVSVGDQVKKGQTLMIIEAMKVMNEVPSPKDGLVTEILVQNEEMVEFGKGLVRIK
- the fabF gene encoding beta-ketoacyl-ACP synthase II, which encodes MKLNRVVVTGYGLTSPIGNTPEEFWNSLVNGKIGIGPITKFDNSDFAVHNAAEVQDFPFDKYFIKKDTNRFDNYSLYALYAAQEAVNNAKLDVESINHDRFGVIVASGIGGIKEIEDQVLRLHEKGPRRVKPMTLPKALPNMAAGNVAMRFGANGVCKSINTACASSNDAIGDAFRSIKFGFQDVMLVGGAEASITPFAIAGFQALTALSTIEDPVRASIPFDKDRNGFVMGEGSGMLVLESLEHAEKRGATILAEIVGYGNTCDAYHMTSPHPEGAGAIKAMKMALEEAEIYPSDIAYVNAHGTSTQANEKGESQAIVAALGKEVPVSSTKSFTGHLLGAAGAVEAIATIEAMRHSFVPMTAGTQELSDYMEANVIYGQGKEYDIPYAISNTFGFGGHNAVLAFKRWEA